The genome window AGCAGGAATTATGCTCGGGCCTTCTCTGTTGGGCTTAGTTGCACCAGATTTAGCAACAGCACTTTTTCCAGCCGAAGCCGTTCCCTTCCTCAACGTGCTGTCTGAGGTGGGACTGATTTTTTTCATGTTTTTGGTTGGTTTGGAACTGAATCCGAAATACCTAAAAAGCAATTTAGATATCGCGATTTTAACTTCCCATGTCAGCATTCTAGTGCCGTTTTCCCTGGGAAGCTTGCTAGCACTGCTGCTGTATCCCATTGTTTCAAATAATAGCGTTTCGTTTACAGCATTTGCCCTGTTTTTGGGCGCTGCGATGTCAATTACTGCTTTTCCGGTGCTCGCAAGAATTATTACAGAACACAACTTGCAGAATACAAAATTGGGGACGCTGGCCTTGACTTGCGCGGCCGTTGACGATGTGACAGCTTGGTGCTTGTTAGCAGTGGCGATCGCAGTTACTAGAACCAACTCAATGCTAGGCGCTTTACCGACAATTATTGCATCTTTAATTTACATCGGTTTCATGCTGACTGTAGTCCGATGGTTCTTGCAGCGACTTTCCAAGCACTACAACCGCACCGGCCGATTAACACAGTTAGTGCTGTCGGGAATTTATATAGGAGTTGTAGCTTCTGCCTTAATTACTGAATTGATCGGCATTCATTTAATCTTCGGTGCATTTTTGCTGGGTGCTGCCATGCCTAAAAATGCGGGATTAACCAGAGAATTAGCCGAAAAAACCGAAGACTTTGTACTAATATTTCTGCTCCCGATATTTTTTGCTTACAGCGGCTTGCGGACTCAAATCGGCTTGCTCAACAGTCCGGAATTGTGGCTGCTGTGCGCCGCAGTTTTGGGAGTGGCCATTGTCGGCAAATACGTCGGCACTTACGTTGCAGCTAGAGTCTGTGGCATCGGCAACCGCGCAGCTTCAGCCCTGGGATGGCTGATGAATACTCGCGGTTTGACTGAACTAATTGTGCTGAATATCGGTCTTTCCTTGGGGGTGATTTCGCCCCTGCTATTTACGATGTTAGTCATCATGGCTTTAGTGACAACTTTTATGACTTCGCCACTGTTGGAGTGGACTTATCCAAAACGGTTAATTAGGTTAGATATTTCAGAAGTTAACTCAGATGATTCAGAATTAGAATATTCACAAATGGCTGAAAGCAGCGAAGAAAATGCTAACAAATTGCCAACTTATCGAATTTTAGTACCTGTTGCCAATCCCAGCACACAGAAGGGTTTACTGCAACTAGCGGTAGCGCTGGCGCAGCCGGCTGCTGGTATCGGTGGTGACGATTTACAGTCTGCGGCGGTTCATCCTCTGAGTTTGATAGAATTAAATGATGACTATGCCTTTGAAAGTACGCCTGCGGAAGCCGATCGCATTATTCAAGAACGCCGATCGAGATTATCAGAATTGATTGAGAGCTTGGAACTGTCAGAGGCGCGAAAATTCGTACATCCCATCATTAGGGTTACTAATGATGTAGCCCGGGAAACGGCCCAAATTGCACAAATCGATCGCGCGGATTTAATTTTAGTAGGATGGCACAGGCCTACTTTTAGCAGCAACCGTTTGGGAGGACGTGTGGGTCAAATTCTCAGCAACGCAAAGGTGGATGTAGCAATTTTTGTTGACAGAGGCCGGGAAAGGTTGAATAACTTGTTAGTACCTTACGCGGCAAACATTCACGATGATTTGGGGTTAGAATTGGCGCTGAGACTGTTAGTTAATAGCGAGGAACGCCGTTTGACGGTGCTGCGGGTGGCGGTTGACGGGGAAGCTGGAAACGAGCTGAGTTACGAGTTTCAGCGAGTGATGGAGCAGTTACCAGTTGAGGTGCGATCGCGCATAGAAACTCCGATTGTGGAGGCTGCTGAACCAATTCAAGCAGTAGTAGCGGCTTCTGCTAATGCTGATTTGACTATTGCCGGTACGAGTCGGGAGTGGGGAATTGAGCGCCAAACTTTGGGACAGTATACTGATGAATTGGCTGTGCAGTGTCATTCTTCGCTACTGATTGCACGGTGTTACGTGAAAGTGCGATCGCACTTGGCATCGGTACTTCCTCAAAGGTAGTCAGTTGACTGTTGACTGTTGGCTGTTGACTGTAGTTATTAGTTATTGGTTATTTGTGAGTTAGTAACAATGCCCAATGCCCTGCGCGGGCCAATGCCCAATTCCCAAGGACGAATGACTAATGACGAATGACTAATGATTAATTACCAATGACAAAAATTATGATTCATTTAAATGTCAAATTGTTATCATTTTACGGTATTTCGCTGGCGTTTGTTGCCGTGCTGTTTAAGGTGGTAACTGCTTACGGTGAAACAAATTTAAAGGCACCTCCGGCAATTGCGGGACATTATCGCTTCGAGCCTAAAAGTTTGCCCGAATGTCTGAAATCTGATGTTTTGGTATTGACAATCGAGCAATCGGGTGTTTATTTGAGCGGTAATTTGCGATCGGGCAGCACGGAGGGCAGGGAAAAAACAGCCGAGGAGAAACCTTCTTTATTTGGTAAGTGGGAAACTCAAGGATTGAACTTGTCGGGTGCGGTTCCTAATTTAGCTGGTTGCAGCGACTCCACAGCAACCGGTCAAAACAGTTCTGTTAAAATGCGCGGAATTGTGGAGCAAGAAAGCCTCAAGGGAAAAATTAGTCTGACTGATAAGGCGGCGGCTACTGATTTTACGGCTCAAAGAGAAGCGGCGGTGCAACCCCAGAAGCAGCAACATTGATTGAGCCCAACAGAGAATAAGAGATGGGAAATGGGTAATTCTTTGTCGCTTTCCATCGAAAGCATCCAGGATACAAGCCCCCGGATTCATCCGTCCAGAAATAAAAAACCTGTATCCGATAAAGAGCCGAACGTATTTATCTCGCGCAAGTCAGTCGATTTTCGATTTTCGATTTTCGATTCTC of Oscillatoria nigro-viridis PCC 7112 contains these proteins:
- a CDS encoding cation:proton antiporter, translating into MPIPILVLLEVLIVIALSRLVGLGFRAFKQPQVIGEIVAGIMLGPSLLGLVAPDLATALFPAEAVPFLNVLSEVGLIFFMFLVGLELNPKYLKSNLDIAILTSHVSILVPFSLGSLLALLLYPIVSNNSVSFTAFALFLGAAMSITAFPVLARIITEHNLQNTKLGTLALTCAAVDDVTAWCLLAVAIAVTRTNSMLGALPTIIASLIYIGFMLTVVRWFLQRLSKHYNRTGRLTQLVLSGIYIGVVASALITELIGIHLIFGAFLLGAAMPKNAGLTRELAEKTEDFVLIFLLPIFFAYSGLRTQIGLLNSPELWLLCAAVLGVAIVGKYVGTYVAARVCGIGNRAASALGWLMNTRGLTELIVLNIGLSLGVISPLLFTMLVIMALVTTFMTSPLLEWTYPKRLIRLDISEVNSDDSELEYSQMAESSEENANKLPTYRILVPVANPSTQKGLLQLAVALAQPAAGIGGDDLQSAAVHPLSLIELNDDYAFESTPAEADRIIQERRSRLSELIESLELSEARKFVHPIIRVTNDVARETAQIAQIDRADLILVGWHRPTFSSNRLGGRVGQILSNAKVDVAIFVDRGRERLNNLLVPYAANIHDDLGLELALRLLVNSEERRLTVLRVAVDGEAGNELSYEFQRVMEQLPVEVRSRIETPIVEAAEPIQAVVAASANADLTIAGTSREWGIERQTLGQYTDELAVQCHSSLLIARCYVKVRSHLASVLPQR